The window ACGCTCCAGCACGTAACGACGCTCAGACGACTGCATGGGCCATGACCTCCACCAGCTTCAAGGCTTCCCTTGCCTCAGGGACGCATCACAGTATAACATGTTCAACACCAACCACAAGGACGCCCAACAGCAACGTGCACCAGGAGCAATATCTCAGCCTCGCCCTGTCCGACGTGCTGGTGCTGGAGCTGAGCCGCACCTGGGCGGCGGCCTTCGCCGGCCGTCTGCTGGCCGATGCCGGCGCCGCCGTGCTGCTGGTGGAGCCTCCCGACGGCCATCCCCTTCGCCACGAGGGGCCTTTCCCTCAGGACCGGCCTCACCCCGAGGCGTCGGCGCCCCACCTGTTCGTCAACGCCGGCAAGCGCTCCCTGGCCCTGGAGCTGCCCGCCCAGGCCCACCGTCTGCTGGCCCTCCTGCGACAGGCCCACGCCTTCGTGACGGATGTGCCGGCCGAGGAGCTGGACTCCATGGGCCTCTCCTGGCAGCGCCTGCACCAGGAGAACCACCGCCTGGTGATGACCCGGGTCACCCCCTTCGGCGATACCGGCCCTTACCGTCGCTATCAGGGCACCAACCTGGTCTGCCTGGCCCTTGGGGGGCAGATGAAGATCACCGGCGACCCGGGGCTGCCGCCCCTCAGCAATGCCGGCGCTCAGGCCGAGTACCAGGGGGGGCTGGCCGCCTTCGCCGGCACCGTGGCCAACCTGCTGCTGGCCGAGGAGACAGGGGAGGGCGACTACCTGGACCTGTCCATCCAGGACGTGGTGGCCAACAACCTGGAGGGGCGCAGCCTGACCTTCAACCTGGGGGTCATGGCCCAACGCTCAGGCCTCTGCCCCTCGGCCGTCTACGGCGTATACCCCTGCGCCGACGGCTGGGTGTTCGTCAACGCCGTTTCCCCCTCCCTCTGGGAGAGGCTCAAGGCGGCCATAGGCCTGCCCGAGCTGGAAGACCCCCGCTTCGGCAGCCAGGCGAGCCGCCTGGCCCACAACGACGAGCTGCAGGCCATCATAGCCTCCTGGACCGTCAGCATGAGCAGTGACGAGCTGCGGCGGCTCATGCGTCAGGGCTACCCCCTGACGGTGGCCGAGACGGTTCCCTCCCTTCTGGAAGGGGAGCAATGGCGGCAGCGCTGCTACGTGCACCGCGTCCGCCACCCCGCGGCCGGCGAGGTGCCGGTGCTGGGACCCCTGTGGGAGCACCCGCCCGGGTGGTCGCCCGCCCCCGCCCCGCTTCTGGGGGAAGCCAACCGGGAGTTGCTGGGAGAGCCCGTTCAGGAGGGATGAGGGCCATGGACTGGCGCACGGGCAGGCTACCCCTAAAGGGGCTGCTGGTGGTGGACTGGTCCGTCTTCTGGGCCGGGGCCTACCTGGGCATGATGCTGCACGACCTGGGCGCCCAGGTGGTGAAGGTGGAGTCTCCCTACAACTGGGACCCGATGCGCACCATCCTGGACGTCAACCCTGGGGCCAGGGGCGCTCAGCAGGCCCTCCCTCCCGAGGAACGATGCAACCTCAACCAGCACTTCAACGAGTGGAACCGCGGCAAGCTCTCACTGGCCGTGGCCCTGGAGAGGGAGGAGGGGCGCAGGGTCCTGCTGGACCTGCTGGCCAGGGCCGATATCTTCATCGAGAACCACCGCCCCCACGTCAAGGAGAAGCTGGGCATCGCCTACGAGGACGTAAGGAAGGTGAAGCCCGACATCGTCTACCTGTCCATTTCGGGCTTCGGGCAGGACGGCCCCGAGCGGGACGCCCTGGCCCTCGGCAGCCCGGTGGAGCTGGCCAGCGGCCTCTTCTCCCTCAATGGCTATCACGGCCAGGCCACCCCAGCCAAGACAGGCTTCAGCTACGCCGACCCGGTCTCCGCCCTGGTGGCCCTGGGGGCCATCCTGCTGGCCCTGCGCCAGCGGCGCCGCACAGGCAAGGGCCGCTTCATCGACATCGCCATGCGGGACGCCCTGTCCTTCGGCATCGGCAGCGCCTTTGTGGACTGGGCCCTCAACGGACGGGAGCGGCCCCGCCTCGGGAACCGCCACCCCTCCTACGCTCCCCAGGGCGTCTACCGCGCCTACGGCGCCGACGAGTGGATAGCCATAAGCGTCCGCAACGACCAGGAATGGCAGGCCCTGGTGCGGCTCATGGGGAACCCCGATTGGGCCACCGACCCCGAGCTGGCCACGGTCGAGGGGCGACGCCGCCACCACGACCTCATCGACCAGCACCTGGAGCGCTGGACGTCCCAGCACTGCGCCCGCGCCCTGGAGGCGGCCCTACAGGAGGCGGGCGTCCCGGCCGGCGCCGTCCTGGACTACCGCCAGCTCAGGTTCGACCCCCAGCTCAACGCCCGCGGCATGACGCAGGAGGTGCAGCACCCTCTCTTCGGGACCGAGGTCAGGACCAGGTCCCTCTGGCAGAGGGGGCCCTGCTCCCAGCCCATCGAGCGCCCGGCCCCCTGCTTCGGTCAGCACAACCGCTATGTCCTGAGGGAGATCCTGGGCTACAGCGAGCAGGACATCCAGCGGCTGGAGGAGCAGGGCATCATCGCCTCCTCCATTCACCCATCCCCCCAGCACGACTGAAGGGTAGGCATCAGGCCCGCGGCAGGCCCAGGCCCCGCCCGGCGATGACGTTGCGCATGATCTCGGAGGTGCCCCCGCCTATGGTGGAGGCCACGCTCAGCAGGTAGTTGCGCTCCACCCTGCCCTTCAGCCTGGCCCACTTGCTCCTGGGGTGGAGCTGGCCATAAAGCCCCAGCAGTTCCATGCCCGTCCTGGCCAGCCGCTGGTCGAGCTCCGACGAGTAGAGCTTGGCCACCGATGCCTCGTAGTTGGGTATCTGCCCCGCCTGCTGCATGGAGGCCACCCGGTAGGACAGGTAGCGGCCCACCTCCACCTCGATGGCCATCTCCGCCAGGCGGGCGCGCACCTGGGGCCTGCCGTCGGCCACCCGCTCCTGGCGGGCGAACTGGACCAGGTCGTCCAGCAAGCGCTGCGCCCTCGCCACGCCGGAGATGGAGGACCGCTCGAAGTCCAGGGCCACCGCCACCTGGTACCAGCCACGGTTGACCTCCCCCACCAGGTAGTCGCGGGGGATGCGCACGTTGTCGAAGAAGACCTGGTTGAAGCCGTGTTCGCCGGCCATGTTGATGAGGGGCTGGATGGTGATGCCCGGAGCGTCCATGGGCACCACGAAGGTGCTGATACCCTTGTGCTTGGGAGCGTCGGGGTCGGTGCGGGCCGCCAGCCATCCCCAGTGGGCCTGGTGGGCCAGGGACGTCCATATCTTCTGGCCGTTGATGACCCAATAGTCCCCCTCCAGGACGGCGCGGGTCTGCAAAGCGGCCAGGTCGGAACCGGCGCCCGGCTCAGAATAAAGGGTGCACCAGATCTCCTCGCCCGAGGCGATCTTGGGCAGAAAGCGCCTCTTCTGCTCCTCCGTCCCGTACAGCATCAGGGCCGGCCCCACCCAGGCGACGCCCATGTTGAAGCCGGTGGGGGCGCGACGGTAGGCCATCTCCTCGTTGTAGATGACCTGCTGCATCACGGTGGCGCCGAGGCCGCCGTATTCGGGAGGCCAGGGCAGGGCTAGCCAGCGCCGCTGCGCCAGCTTGCGCTGAAAGGCACGGGCGAACTCCGACAGCCCTCCTATGCCTTCCTCCGTCTCGGTGTCGAACTGGTCCTCCCAGTTGGGGGGCAGCTCTGCGTCCAGGAACTGCCGCACCTCCCTCCGGAAGGCCTCCTCCTCAGCGGTGAACCTGAAGTCCATGACCCCTCCTCGCTACGACTTTGTCCGGTGGTTCCCCAAAGGGATGGGACTCCGCGTTCGCGGGCCTGCGGCCCGAGAGACGAAGCGCCTCGCCACGGCCCTGCCGACCCCCACGGCCGGGCCAGCGGGAAGGCCAGAGGGCAGCCCCATCGCGGCCGCTGCCGAGCCAGCACGGAGTCGGACACGGGCCGCCCGTCCATCCCCATCGTCTCAGCCACCCCGCGACCGCTCGAGCAGCCGTCGGGCCACGTCCACGAAGACGCCGTATTCCTGAGCGCCTACCAGGGCGAAGAGGCCCTCGCCGAAGATGAACGTGGGCACTCCGGCGATGGCCTGCCCTCGCGCCCAGGCCTCGCGGCGCTCCATCTCCTGGCGGTAGGTGCCTTCCTCCAGCGCCTGCGCCAGGGCCGACGGGTCCAGCCCACAGCCCTCGGCCAGCCTGCAGAGGACATCGATATCTCCGATGTCCTCTCCCCTTTCCCAGTAGGCCTGGTAGATGGCCCGGTGTAGCTCCTGGCCCCTGCCCCGGGATGCCGCGAAGAGGGTCGCCTGATGGGCCAGGCGGGTATTGTAGAGCCGTTCCGGCACCCGGAAGGGTATGCCCTCGTTTTCGGCCTGCTCCCGAAGCCGCTCGTAATGCTGCTTGGGATAGCGACGTCCCAGCACCATCTCCCGTGGCAGCCCGCCGGGGGGCAGGTGGGGCATCAGCTGATAGGGCCAGGGCTCCAGGACGAGGGGCAACTCCCTGGCCGCCCGCTCGGCCCGGGCCAGTCCGATGTAGCACCAGGGGCAGATGTAGTCGGCGATTATGCGCACCGGAAGGGCAGCAGCGGTCGGGCGTTCCCGGGGCTGGGAATGCCCGCTGTCCGGCGACCTCCGGGCCTCGGCCTCCTCCCCGTAGGGCGTCTGCGAGACGGAGTCCATAGTCAGCGCCATTATAGCGCCATCCAGGCCCCTCGCCATTGCTGGCGGGGGCCGCCTGGGCTAGAATTTTCCCGTGAACGTCAGGTTGCGGGTGCCAGGCCCATGAGGCCCTTCGCCCACTTCGCCCCCGGGAGCCTCGACGAGGCTGTGGAAATCTTTCGACGCGAGGGCGAAGGGGGCCGGCCCCTGGCCGGCGGCACCGACCTGGTGGTCCAGCTCAAGGAGGGCGGCCACAAGTTCCCCTATCCCCGCTACCTGGTCTCCCTGCGACGGCTGCCCGAGCTGAGGGCGCTGGAGTGGCGCGACGGCCAGGGGCTGCTCCTGGGGGCTGGCCTCACCATGGCCGAGGTGGCCAGGGCGGAGGCGGTGCGTGGGCGCTACTCCGCCCTGGCCGATGGGGCCGGGCTGGTGGGGTCCCTCCAGACCATGAACATGGCCACCGTGGGCGGCAACGTCTGCAACGCCGCCCCCTCGGCCGACACCGCCCCGCCCCTGCTGGCCCTGGAGGCCAGCGCCCGCATCGTGGGTCCGGAGGGGGAGCGGCTGGTGCCCCTGGAGGAGTTCTGGCTGGGGCCGGGCCAGACAGCCCTCCGCCACGGCGAGGTGCTGGTGGAGTTCCTGCTGCCGCCGCCCATGCCCCGCAGCGCCTCCATCTATCGTCGGCACACGCCCCGCCAGCAGATGGATATCGCCGTGGTGGGGGTGGCCGTGGCCGTAGCCCTCGACGAAGCCGGCCGGACGTTGCGGAAGGTGCGCATCGCCCTGGGGGCGGTGGCGCCCACGCCCGTGCGAGCGCGGCGGGCCGAGGCCGCCCTGGAGGGCCAGGCCCCCACCGACGAGGCCATCGCCCGCGCAGCCGCCTTGGCCCGGGAGGAGGCGCGCCCCATCTCCGACCTGCGCGGCTCGGCCTCCTTCCGCCGCCACCTGGTGGGGGTCATGACGGAGCGCCTGCTGAGGGAGGCCATCGAGAGGGCCAGGAGGGGCTAGCCATGCCCAAGCGCGTCATCTCCCTCACCGTCAACGGCTCCTCCTACGAGGTGGCGGTGGAGCCCTGGTGGACCCTGCTCTACACCGTGCGCGAGGAGCTGGGGCTCACCGGCAGCAAGGAGGGCTGCGGCACCGGCGACTGCGGGGCCTGCTCCATGCTCCTGGACGGCCGCCTGGTCACGTCCTGCATCGTGCTGGCGGTGGAGGCCGACGGCTGCCAGGTGACCACCATAGAGGGCCTGGCCCAGGGAGGACAGCTTCACCCGGTGCAGCAGGCCTTCGTGGAGAAGGGGGCTGTCCAGTGCGGCTACTGCATCCCCGGCATGGTCATGGCCGCCTACGACCTGCTGCGCCGCAACCCCAGGCCGACGCTGGAGGACGTGCGCCTGGGGCTGGCAGGCAACCTGTGTCGCTGCACCGGCTACACCAAGATATACGAGGCCGTCCTGGCCGCCGCCGAGCGGCTGAGGGGCGACGGAGGGAAGGGGTAAGCCATGGCGCGAGAGACCACCGCGCGGCCCCAGTTCCGACACGTGGGCAGGCCCGTGGACCGCATCGACGCCACGGGCAAGGTGACGGGAAAGACAGTCTACGGCGACGACCTGCGCCTGCCGCGGCTGCTGCACGTCAAGCTGGTGCACGCGCCGCTGGCCCACGCCCGCATCCGCCGCATCGATGCCTCCAAGGCCCTGGCGGTGCCAGGGGTGGAGGCGGTCATCACCGCCGCCGACCTCCCGCCCCACCACGTCAACCCCGACGCCCGCGCCCAGGTGCTGCTGGCCCGCGACGAGGTGCTCTTCTACGGCCAGCCGGTGGCGGCGGTGCTGGCCCGCGACCCCTACACTGCCGCCTACGCC is drawn from Dehalococcoidia bacterium and contains these coding sequences:
- a CDS encoding CoA transferase yields the protein MHQEQYLSLALSDVLVLELSRTWAAAFAGRLLADAGAAVLLVEPPDGHPLRHEGPFPQDRPHPEASAPHLFVNAGKRSLALELPAQAHRLLALLRQAHAFVTDVPAEELDSMGLSWQRLHQENHRLVMTRVTPFGDTGPYRRYQGTNLVCLALGGQMKITGDPGLPPLSNAGAQAEYQGGLAAFAGTVANLLLAEETGEGDYLDLSIQDVVANNLEGRSLTFNLGVMAQRSGLCPSAVYGVYPCADGWVFVNAVSPSLWERLKAAIGLPELEDPRFGSQASRLAHNDELQAIIASWTVSMSSDELRRLMRQGYPLTVAETVPSLLEGEQWRQRCYVHRVRHPAAGEVPVLGPLWEHPPGWSPAPAPLLGEANRELLGEPVQEG
- a CDS encoding CoA transferase; its protein translation is MDWRTGRLPLKGLLVVDWSVFWAGAYLGMMLHDLGAQVVKVESPYNWDPMRTILDVNPGARGAQQALPPEERCNLNQHFNEWNRGKLSLAVALEREEGRRVLLDLLARADIFIENHRPHVKEKLGIAYEDVRKVKPDIVYLSISGFGQDGPERDALALGSPVELASGLFSLNGYHGQATPAKTGFSYADPVSALVALGAILLALRQRRRTGKGRFIDIAMRDALSFGIGSAFVDWALNGRERPRLGNRHPSYAPQGVYRAYGADEWIAISVRNDQEWQALVRLMGNPDWATDPELATVEGRRRHHDLIDQHLERWTSQHCARALEAALQEAGVPAGAVLDYRQLRFDPQLNARGMTQEVQHPLFGTEVRTRSLWQRGPCSQPIERPAPCFGQHNRYVLREILGYSEQDIQRLEEQGIIASSIHPSPQHD
- a CDS encoding acyl-CoA dehydrogenase family protein yields the protein MDFRFTAEEEAFRREVRQFLDAELPPNWEDQFDTETEEGIGGLSEFARAFQRKLAQRRWLALPWPPEYGGLGATVMQQVIYNEEMAYRRAPTGFNMGVAWVGPALMLYGTEEQKRRFLPKIASGEEIWCTLYSEPGAGSDLAALQTRAVLEGDYWVINGQKIWTSLAHQAHWGWLAARTDPDAPKHKGISTFVVPMDAPGITIQPLINMAGEHGFNQVFFDNVRIPRDYLVGEVNRGWYQVAVALDFERSSISGVARAQRLLDDLVQFARQERVADGRPQVRARLAEMAIEVEVGRYLSYRVASMQQAGQIPNYEASVAKLYSSELDQRLARTGMELLGLYGQLHPRSKWARLKGRVERNYLLSVASTIGGGTSEIMRNVIAGRGLGLPRA
- a CDS encoding DsbA family oxidoreductase, translated to MALTMDSVSQTPYGEEAEARRSPDSGHSQPRERPTAAALPVRIIADYICPWCYIGLARAERAARELPLVLEPWPYQLMPHLPPGGLPREMVLGRRYPKQHYERLREQAENEGIPFRVPERLYNTRLAHQATLFAASRGRGQELHRAIYQAYWERGEDIGDIDVLCRLAEGCGLDPSALAQALEEGTYRQEMERREAWARGQAIAGVPTFIFGEGLFALVGAQEYGVFVDVARRLLERSRGG
- a CDS encoding xanthine dehydrogenase family protein subunit M → MRPFAHFAPGSLDEAVEIFRREGEGGRPLAGGTDLVVQLKEGGHKFPYPRYLVSLRRLPELRALEWRDGQGLLLGAGLTMAEVARAEAVRGRYSALADGAGLVGSLQTMNMATVGGNVCNAAPSADTAPPLLALEASARIVGPEGERLVPLEEFWLGPGQTALRHGEVLVEFLLPPPMPRSASIYRRHTPRQQMDIAVVGVAVAVALDEAGRTLRKVRIALGAVAPTPVRARRAEAALEGQAPTDEAIARAAALAREEARPISDLRGSASFRRHLVGVMTERLLREAIERARRG
- a CDS encoding (2Fe-2S)-binding protein — encoded protein: MPKRVISLTVNGSSYEVAVEPWWTLLYTVREELGLTGSKEGCGTGDCGACSMLLDGRLVTSCIVLAVEADGCQVTTIEGLAQGGQLHPVQQAFVEKGAVQCGYCIPGMVMAAYDLLRRNPRPTLEDVRLGLAGNLCRCTGYTKIYEAVLAAAERLRGDGGKG